Proteins encoded together in one Micromonospora kangleipakensis window:
- a CDS encoding ankyrin repeat domain-containing protein produces MTDDLDAETLAFAHRMFDLARGGATEELAGYVDAGLPVDMTNEKGDTLLILAAYHAHPATVAALLARGADHARINDRGQTALAAAIFRKNTEAIRALLDAGADPDHGSPSAVETARFFDLPEMLAALGRS; encoded by the coding sequence ATGACCGACGATCTCGACGCGGAGACGCTCGCCTTCGCGCACCGGATGTTCGACCTGGCGCGCGGCGGGGCGACCGAGGAGCTGGCCGGATACGTCGACGCCGGCCTGCCGGTCGACATGACCAACGAAAAGGGCGACACGCTGCTGATCCTCGCCGCGTACCACGCCCATCCGGCGACCGTGGCCGCGCTGCTGGCCCGGGGCGCCGACCACGCGCGGATCAACGACCGGGGTCAGACGGCGCTCGCCGCGGCGATCTTCCGGAAGAACACCGAGGCGATACGGGCGCTGCTCGACGCCGGCGCCGACCCGGACCACGGCAGCCCCTCCGCGGTGGAGACGGCCCGCTTCTTCGACCTGCCGGAGATGCTGGCGGCGCTCGGCCGGAGCTGA